A stretch of Henckelia pumila isolate YLH828 chromosome 4, ASM3356847v2, whole genome shotgun sequence DNA encodes these proteins:
- the LOC140864420 gene encoding laccase-12-like, with amino-acid sequence MGVLKKSCYPFCSFLFLFGFILLFTGEMPITKAKVHSHDFVVQATPVNRLCITRSTITVNGMYPGPTLEVNNGDTLEVKVTNKARYNVTIHWHGVRQMRTGWADGPEFVTQCPIRPGGSYTYRFTIQGQEGTLWWHAHSSWLRATVYGALIIRPKEGDSYPFAKPTRETPLLLGEWWDANPIDVVRQAQRTGGAPNISDAYTINGQPGDLYNCSSKDTTIVPINTGETNLLRVINSALNQELFFQVANHKLTVVGADASYVKPFTTSVLMLGPGQTSDVLITADQPPAKYYMAARAYASAQGAPFDNTTTTAILEYKSAACSAKCASVKPFMPNLPAFNDTATVTAFTTSFRSRGKVFVPSKIDHNLFFTIGLGLNNCPPGASNSSCQGPNGTRFTASMNNHSFVLPSNFSLLQAHQQGIPGVFTTDFPANPPLQFDYTGNVSRSLWQPVSGTRLYRLKYGETVQVVLQGTSVFTAENHPIHLHGYDFYVIAEGFGNFNPSRDTSKFNLVDPPLRNTAPVPVGGWTVIRFVADNPGVWLMHCHLDVHITWGLAMAFLVENGVGQLESIEHPPEDLPVC; translated from the exons ATGGGAGTCTTGAAGAAATCTTGCTATCCCTTTTGCTCTTTCCTTTTCTTATTTGGATTCATCCTCCTCTTTACTGGCGAAATGCCGATAACAAAGGCAAAAGTGCACTCCCATGATTTTGTG GTGCAAGCAACGCCAGTGAATAGGCTGTGCATAACGCGCAGCACTATTACGGTGAACGGGATGTATCCAGGTCCAACATTGGAAGTGAACAATGGTGACACTCTCGAAGTTAAGGTTACTAACAAAGCTCGCTACAACGTCACCATTCACTG GCATGGAGTGAGGCAAATGAGAACTGGATGGGCAGATGGACCAGAATTTGTGACTCAATGCCCTATTAGGCCAGGAGGTAGTTATACATACCGATTTACAATCCAAGGACAAGAAGGCACACTTTGGTGGCATGCACACAGTTCTTGGCTTAGAGCTACAGTTTATGGAGCTTTGATCATTCGGCCCAAAGAAGGGGATTCGTATCCGTTCGCCAAGCCGACTAGAGAAACTCCCCTTCTTCTTG GTGAATGGTGGGATGCTAACCCCATCGATGTTGTTCGACAAGCCCAACGAACTGGTGGCGCCCCCAATATTTCCGATGCTTACACCATTAATGGCCAACCTGGAGATCTTTACAATTGCTCCAGCAAAG ATACAACCATAGTTCCAATAAATACTGGGGAGACTAATCTTCTCAGGGTCATCAACTCTGCTCTCAATCAGGAACTTTTCTTCCAAGTTGCAAATCACAAGCTCACTGTGGTTGGAGCCGACGCCTCTTATGTGAAACCCTTTACAACCTCTGTTCTCATGCTCGGACCAGGCCAGACCAGCGATGTCCTAATCACTGCCGATCAACCACCAGCAAAGTACTACATGGCGGCACGGGCTTATGCCAGCGCTCAAGGTGCACCATTCGATAATACCACCACAACAGCCATTCTTGAATACAAATCCGCTGCCTGCTCAGCTAAATGTGCCTCAGTCAAGCCATTCATGCCAAATCTACCGGCGTTTAATGATACAGCTACAGTTACGGCTTTCACCACAAGCTTCAGAAGCCGAGGAAAAGTATTTGTGCCCTCTAAAATCGATCATAATCTGTTCTTCACCATCGGTTTGGGACTCAACAATTGCCCACCCGGTGCCAGTAACAGCAGCTGCCAAGGCCCGAATGGAACCCGTTTCACCGCTAGCATGAACAACCATTCATTTGTGCTACCATCCAACTTTTCCTTGCTGCAAGCACATCAGCAGGGCATACCTGGAGTTTTCACAACCGATTTCCCGGCAAATCCCCCATTGCAATTCGATTATACCGGGAATGTAAGCCGATCGCTGTGGCAACCAGTTTCAGGGACTAGATTGTACAGATTAAAATATGGTGAAACGGTGCAAGTAGTTTTGCAGGGAACAAGTGTATTCACGGCCGAAAACCACCCGATTCATCTTCACGGCTACGACTTCTATGTAATTGCTGAAGGATTTGGAAATTTCAATCCAAGCAGAGATACATCTAAATTCAACCTTGTAGATCCTCCTCTTAGAAACACAGCACCCGTGCCTGTAGGTGGATGGACGGTGATCAGATTCGTGGCTGACAATCCAG GGGTCTGGTTGATGCATTGTCACTTGGATGTCCATATTACCTGGGGTTTAGCAATGGCTTTTCTCGTGGAAAACGGCGTCGGCCAACTGGAATCGATAGAGCATCCTCCGGAGGACCTCCCAGTATGTTAG